The following proteins are co-located in the Neisseria sp. Marseille-Q6792 genome:
- a CDS encoding Imm26 family immunity protein: MDKGVKKYGKIYEISLPNGEFTYICRVRQYEFGIFDYLSEKTANMDELLSVGFKTYKSCIETAIRKKIWKLIGQVDLEKENIIYPDLAIFLSYNKELFIRQSRVMRNGNPLVVPQKDYIDLLKRGYVYGFFDDYKIFELWLSSNIENYPESEGIFPLPSQYL, from the coding sequence ATGGATAAGGGTGTAAAAAAATACGGAAAAATCTATGAAATCTCGCTCCCAAATGGGGAATTTACTTACATATGTAGGGTAAGGCAATACGAGTTTGGTATTTTTGATTATCTCTCGGAAAAGACAGCCAATATGGATGAGCTTCTTTCTGTTGGGTTTAAGACTTATAAATCCTGTATAGAAACAGCCATAAGAAAGAAGATTTGGAAACTGATAGGGCAAGTTGATTTAGAGAAGGAAAATATAATATATCCAGATTTAGCGATTTTCTTGTCATACAATAAAGAACTTTTTATTAGACAATCAAGAGTGATGAGAAATGGAAATCCTTTGGTAGTGCCTCAAAAAGATTACATAGACTTACTAAAAAGGGGATATGTATATGGTTTCTTTGATGATTACAAAATCTTTGAACTCTGGCTGTCTAGTAATATAGAGAATTATCCAGAAAGTGAAGGCATATTTCCTTTGCCATCTCAGTATTTATAG
- the ykgO gene encoding type B 50S ribosomal protein L36: MQVLSSLKTAKQRQRDCQIVRRKGKVYVICKSNPRFKARQR, from the coding sequence ATGCAGGTTCTGTCTTCACTCAAAACCGCCAAACAACGCCAACGCGACTGTCAGATTGTCAGACGTAAAGGCAAAGTTTACGTCATCTGCAAAAGCAATCCGCGTTTTAAAGCCCGCCAACGCTGA
- the metE gene encoding 5-methyltetrahydropteroyltriglutamate--homocysteine S-methyltransferase, protein MTTLHFSGFPRVGAFRELKFAQEKYWRKEISEQELLAVAKDLREKNWKHQAAANADYVAVGDFTFYDHILDLQVATGAIPARFGFDSQNLSLEQFFQLARGNKDQFAIEMTKWFDTNYHYLVPEFHADTEFKANAKHYVQQLQEAQALGLKAKPTVVGPLTFLWVGKEKGAVEFNRLSLLPKLLPVYVEILNALVEAGAEWIQIDEPALAVDLPKEWVEAYKDVYATLSKVNAKILLSTYFGSVAEHAALLKSLPVDGLHIDLVRAPEQLDAFADYDKVLSAGVIDGRNIWRANLNKVLETVEPLQAKLGDRLWISSSCSLLHTPFDLSVEEKLKANKPDLYSWLAFTLQKTQELRVLKAALNEGRDSVAEELAASQAAADSRANSSEIHRADVAKRLADLPANADQRKSPFADRIKAQQAWLNLPLLPTTNIGSFPQTTEIRQARAAFKKGELSAADYEAAMKKEIALVVEEQEKLDLDVLVHGEAERNDMVEYFGELLSGFAFTQYGWVQSYGSRCVKPPIIFGDVSRPEAMTVAWSTYAQSLTKRPMKGMLTGPVTILQWSFVRNDIPRSTVCKQIALALNDEVLDLEKAGIKVIQIDEPAIREGLPLKRADWDAYLNWAGESFRLSSTGCEDSTQIHTHMCYSEFNDILPAIAAMDADVITIETSRSDMELLTAFGEFKYPNDIGPGVYDIHSPRVPTEAEVEHLLRKAIEVVPVERLWVNPDCGLKTRGWKETLEQLQVMMNVTHKLRAELAK, encoded by the coding sequence ATGACAACATTACATTTCTCAGGCTTCCCGCGTGTCGGTGCCTTCCGTGAATTGAAATTCGCCCAAGAAAAATACTGGCGCAAAGAAATCAGCGAGCAAGAATTGCTGGCTGTTGCTAAAGACTTGCGCGAGAAAAACTGGAAACACCAAGCTGCTGCCAACGCTGATTACGTTGCTGTAGGCGATTTCACTTTCTACGATCACATCCTCGACCTGCAAGTTGCCACTGGTGCCATCCCTGCTCGCTTCGGCTTCGACAGCCAAAACCTGTCTTTGGAACAATTCTTCCAACTGGCCCGTGGTAACAAAGACCAATTCGCTATTGAAATGACCAAATGGTTCGACACCAACTACCACTACTTGGTGCCTGAATTCCACGCCGATACCGAATTCAAAGCCAACGCCAAACACTACGTTCAACAGCTGCAAGAAGCCCAAGCTTTGGGCCTGAAAGCCAAACCGACCGTTGTTGGTCCGTTGACTTTCCTGTGGGTGGGTAAAGAAAAAGGCGCAGTCGAATTCAACCGCCTGAGCCTGTTGCCTAAACTGTTGCCTGTTTACGTTGAAATCCTGAACGCTTTGGTTGAAGCCGGTGCCGAGTGGATTCAAATCGACGAGCCTGCTTTGGCTGTCGACCTGCCTAAAGAATGGGTGGAAGCCTACAAAGACGTTTACGCCACTTTGAGCAAAGTAAACGCCAAAATCCTGTTGAGTACTTACTTCGGTTCTGTTGCCGAACACGCTGCTTTGCTGAAATCCCTGCCCGTTGACGGTCTGCACATCGACTTGGTACGCGCTCCCGAGCAACTGGACGCGTTCGCCGACTACGACAAAGTTCTGTCTGCCGGCGTGATTGATGGCCGCAACATTTGGCGCGCCAACCTGAACAAAGTTTTGGAAACTGTTGAGCCTCTGCAAGCCAAACTGGGCGACCGTTTGTGGATTTCCAGCTCTTGCTCTCTGCTGCACACTCCATTTGACTTATCAGTTGAAGAAAAACTGAAAGCCAACAAACCCGACCTGTACTCTTGGTTGGCATTCACCCTGCAAAAAACCCAAGAATTGCGCGTCCTGAAAGCCGCATTGAACGAAGGCCGTGATTCTGTTGCCGAAGAACTGGCTGCCAGCCAAGCTGCTGCCGACTCCCGTGCCAACAGCAGCGAAATCCACCGTGCAGACGTTGCCAAACGCCTGGCTGATTTGCCTGCCAACGCAGACCAACGCAAATCTCCATTTGCCGACCGTATCAAAGCGCAACAAGCATGGTTGAACCTGCCTCTGCTGCCGACGACCAACATCGGTTCTTTCCCGCAAACTACCGAAATCCGCCAAGCACGCGCAGCCTTCAAAAAAGGCGAACTGTCTGCCGCTGATTACGAAGCCGCGATGAAAAAAGAAATCGCCTTGGTGGTTGAAGAGCAAGAAAAACTGGACTTGGACGTACTGGTACACGGCGAAGCCGAGCGTAACGACATGGTCGAATACTTCGGCGAATTGTTGAGCGGTTTTGCATTCACCCAATACGGCTGGGTACAAAGCTACGGCTCACGCTGCGTTAAACCACCGATTATCTTCGGTGACGTAAGCCGTCCTGAAGCCATGACCGTGGCTTGGTCTACTTACGCGCAAAGCCTGACCAAACGACCGATGAAAGGCATGTTGACCGGCCCTGTAACCATTCTTCAATGGTCTTTCGTCCGCAACGATATTCCTCGCTCTACCGTGTGCAAACAAATCGCACTGGCTCTGAACGACGAAGTATTGGATCTGGAAAAAGCCGGCATTAAAGTCATCCAAATTGACGAACCTGCCATCCGCGAAGGTCTGCCTTTGAAACGTGCCGATTGGGATGCCTACCTGAACTGGGCCGGCGAATCCTTCCGCCTGTCCTCTACCGGTTGCGAAGACAGCACACAAATCCACACTCATATGTGTTACTCTGAGTTCAACGACATCCTGCCTGCGATTGCTGCAATGGATGCGGACGTGATCACCATTGAGACTTCACGTTCCGACATGGAACTCTTGACCGCGTTCGGCGAATTCAAATACCCGAACGATATCGGCCCAGGTGTTTACGACATCCACAGCCCGCGCGTACCGACTGAAGCTGAAGTGGAACATCTGTTGCGCAAAGCCATCGAGGTTGTACCGGTTGAACGTCTGTGGGTGAATCCTGACTGCGGCCTGAAAACCCGTGGCTGGAAAGAAACTCTGGAACAACTCCAAGTGATGATGAACGTAACCCACAAACTGCGTGCCGAACTGGCTAAATAA
- the metW gene encoding methionine biosynthesis protein MetW → MNLRDDLQLIYNRIPEGSRVLDLGCGDGELLAALVEHKKCSGYGIEIDTDSVIAAMSRGVNVIQADLEEGLTAFNDQSFDVIVLSQTIQAMQNTEKILRCLMRVAKQAIVSFPNFGYWRNRVQIALGGHMPVSERMPYHWYDTPNIHWCTLKDFDLLCAKNNIRVLERAVMTGNRQVKHFPNLLGSLAFYRVG, encoded by the coding sequence ATGAACCTGCGCGATGATTTGCAACTGATTTACAACCGGATACCCGAAGGCAGCCGCGTCTTGGACCTGGGCTGCGGCGACGGCGAACTGCTTGCCGCCTTGGTCGAACACAAAAAATGCAGCGGCTACGGCATCGAAATCGACACCGACAGCGTGATTGCCGCGATGTCGCGCGGCGTAAATGTTATCCAAGCCGATTTGGAAGAAGGTTTAACCGCATTCAACGATCAAAGTTTTGATGTGATTGTGTTGAGCCAGACCATCCAAGCGATGCAGAATACCGAAAAAATCCTGCGCTGCCTGATGCGCGTGGCAAAACAGGCAATCGTCAGCTTCCCGAATTTCGGCTACTGGCGCAACCGCGTCCAAATCGCACTCGGCGGCCATATGCCGGTTTCCGAACGTATGCCCTACCATTGGTACGACACGCCCAATATCCATTGGTGCACGCTCAAAGACTTTGATTTGTTGTGCGCCAAAAACAACATCCGCGTGCTTGAGCGCGCCGTGATGACGGGCAACAGACAGGTCAAACATTTCCCCAACCTTTTGGGCAGCCTTGCGTTTTACCGCGTCGGCTAA
- the metF gene encoding methylenetetrahydrofolate reductase, producing the protein MNYAKEINALNNSLSDLKGDINVSFEFFPPKNEQMETMLWDSIHRLQTLHPKFVSVTYGANSGERDRTHGIVKRIKQETGLEAAPHLTGIDASPDELRQIAKDYWDSGIRRIVALRGDEPPGYEKKPFYAEDLVKLLRSVADFDISVAAYPEVHPEAKSAQADLINLKRKIDAGANHVITQFFFDVERYLRFRDRCVMLGIDVEIVPGILPVTNFKQLGKMAQVTNVKIPSWLSQMYEGLDDDQGTRNLVAASIAIDMVKVLSREGVKDFHFYTLNRSELTYAICHILGVRP; encoded by the coding sequence ATGAATTACGCAAAAGAAATCAATGCGTTAAATAACAGCCTTTCCGATTTGAAAGGCGACATCAACGTTTCGTTTGAATTTTTTCCACCGAAAAATGAGCAAATGGAAACGATGCTGTGGGATTCCATCCACCGTCTGCAAACCCTGCATCCCAAGTTCGTATCCGTAACCTACGGCGCAAACTCCGGCGAACGCGACCGCACGCACGGCATCGTCAAACGCATCAAACAGGAAACCGGCTTGGAAGCAGCACCGCACCTGACCGGCATCGACGCATCCCCCGACGAATTGCGCCAAATCGCCAAAGACTATTGGGACAGCGGCATCCGCCGCATTGTCGCCCTGCGTGGCGACGAGCCGCCCGGTTACGAGAAAAAACCGTTTTATGCCGAAGACTTGGTCAAACTCCTGCGCTCCGTCGCCGACTTCGACATCTCTGTGGCGGCATACCCCGAAGTGCATCCCGAAGCGAAATCCGCACAAGCCGACCTGATCAATTTGAAGCGCAAAATCGATGCGGGCGCGAACCACGTCATCACCCAATTTTTCTTTGACGTAGAACGCTACTTGCGCTTCCGCGACCGCTGCGTGATGTTGGGTATCGATGTGGAAATCGTCCCTGGTATTTTGCCTGTTACCAACTTCAAGCAGCTCGGCAAAATGGCGCAAGTAACCAACGTCAAAATCCCAAGCTGGCTGTCGCAAATGTATGAAGGTTTGGACGACGACCAAGGCACGCGCAACCTCGTCGCCGCCAGTATCGCCATCGATATGGTCAAAGTCCTGTCCCGCGAAGGCGTGAAAGATTTCCACTTCTATACGCTTAATCGCAGTGAGCTGACTTACGCCATCTGCCATATTTTAGGCGTGCGCCCTTAA
- a CDS encoding type B 50S ribosomal protein L31 translates to MKPNIHPDNYRTVLFFDSSANEGWLIRSCAETHGKTMVWTDGKEYPLFSLDTSSASHPVYTGKQRNVNTEGRASKFNQRFQSVMSSFRKDK, encoded by the coding sequence ATGAAACCGAATATTCATCCTGACAATTATCGAACCGTTCTTTTTTTCGACAGCAGCGCCAATGAAGGCTGGCTGATTCGTTCTTGCGCCGAAACACACGGAAAAACGATGGTTTGGACAGACGGCAAAGAATATCCGCTGTTTTCGCTGGATACTTCTTCCGCATCCCATCCCGTCTATACCGGCAAGCAGCGCAACGTCAACACCGAAGGCCGTGCCAGCAAGTTCAACCAACGTTTCCAATCCGTCATGTCATCGTTTAGAAAGGACAAATAA
- a CDS encoding homoserine O-acetyltransferase translates to MSQNASVGIVTPQKIPFEMPLVLENGKTLPRFDLMIETYGELNAEKNNAVLICHALSGNHHVAGRHSAEDKYTGWWDNMVGPGKPIDTERFFVVGLNNLGGCDGSSGPLSINPETGREYGADFPVVTVKDWVKSQAALADYLGIEQWAAIVGGSLGGMQALQWAISYPERVRHALVIASAPKLSTQNIAFNDVARQAILTDPDFNEGHYRSRNTVPARGLRIARMMGHITYLAEDGLGKKFGRDLRSDGYQYGYGVEFEVESYLRYQGDKFVGRFDANTYLLMTKALDYFDPAADFGDSLTRALQNVKAKFFVASFSTDWRFSPARSKELVKALIATHKPVQYIEVKSSHGHDAFLMEDEAYMRAVAAYMDNVYKECQQ, encoded by the coding sequence ATGAGTCAAAATGCCTCGGTGGGCATTGTAACGCCCCAAAAAATTCCGTTTGAGATGCCGCTGGTTTTGGAAAACGGTAAAACTTTGCCGCGTTTCGATCTGATGATTGAAACCTACGGCGAGTTGAATGCCGAAAAAAACAATGCGGTTTTAATCTGCCATGCGCTGTCGGGCAACCATCATGTTGCGGGCAGGCATTCGGCGGAGGATAAATATACGGGCTGGTGGGACAATATGGTTGGACCCGGCAAACCGATTGATACGGAACGTTTTTTCGTGGTCGGTTTGAACAATCTGGGCGGCTGCGACGGCAGCAGCGGGCCTTTGTCGATTAATCCTGAAACGGGCAGGGAATACGGCGCGGATTTTCCGGTGGTTACGGTGAAGGACTGGGTAAAATCCCAAGCCGCGCTTGCCGATTATCTCGGCATCGAACAATGGGCGGCGATTGTCGGCGGCAGCTTGGGCGGTATGCAGGCTTTGCAGTGGGCGATTTCCTATCCCGAACGCGTGCGCCATGCCTTAGTGATTGCCTCCGCGCCGAAATTGTCTACGCAAAATATCGCGTTCAACGATGTGGCGCGGCAGGCGATTTTGACCGACCCCGATTTCAACGAAGGACATTACCGCAGCCGTAACACCGTTCCTGCACGCGGTTTGCGGATTGCCCGTATGATGGGACACATTACCTATCTTGCCGAAGACGGTTTGGGCAAAAAATTCGGACGCGATTTGCGTTCCGACGGCTATCAATACGGTTATGGCGTTGAATTTGAAGTAGAATCCTATCTCCGCTATCAGGGCGACAAATTCGTCGGACGGTTTGATGCCAACACCTATTTGCTGATGACCAAAGCTTTGGACTATTTCGATCCGGCGGCGGATTTCGGCGACAGCCTGACCCGCGCCCTGCAAAATGTGAAAGCGAAATTCTTTGTCGCCAGCTTCAGTACCGACTGGCGTTTCTCGCCTGCGCGTTCCAAAGAGTTGGTTAAAGCGCTGATTGCCACGCACAAGCCGGTGCAGTATATCGAAGTAAAATCCTCACACGGGCACGATGCCTTTTTAATGGAAGACGAAGCCTATATGCGCGCGGTCGCCGCCTATATGGACAACGTTTATAAGGAATGTCAGCAATGA